Proteins found in one Homalodisca vitripennis isolate AUS2020 unplaced genomic scaffold, UT_GWSS_2.1 ScUCBcl_48;HRSCAF=789, whole genome shotgun sequence genomic segment:
- the LOC124370220 gene encoding jerky protein homolog-like — translation MWTHFPAHTQTRKTHGWTRGFSNNGFLRNSFQSLKLSWRTKKLPRKALLILDNASSHPDADELVSDGIRALFLPPNVTALIQPLDQGVLETFKRNYKKRLLRNLLEKLEDGLGVTDALKLITMKDVVYWVSEAWDNVREDTIRRSWRKLFGIEKASRQETAAPENQPRACPPENEELVNLCNHLPVAEPISAEDISEWINGDEDQALTDDVIIQMLNQPEDDDNDEPDGATEKISHTEGLRTIEGALAYIEQQETATTNDLVWLRRWRNRAASLRSSNLSQKTITDFFGKKD, via the exons atgtggacacatttcccagcacatacacaaaccagaaaaacgcatggatggactcgcggattttcaaacaatggttttttgaggaatTCGTTCCAGTCGTTGAAGCTTTCTTGGAGAACAAAAAAACTCCCTCGCAAGGCCCTTCTTATTCTTGACAACGCTTCGTCCCATCCAGATGCTGATGAGCTAGTCAGCGATGGCATTAGAGCCTTATTTTTGCCTCCAAACGTTACTGCCCTCATCCAGCCTCTAGACCAGGGAGTTCTAGAAACTTTTAAGCGAAACTACAAAAAGAGGCTGCTTAGAAATCTACTGGAGAAGCTAGAGGACGGGCTGGGTGTCACTGATGCTCTCAAGTTAATCACAATGAAAGATGTTGTCTACTGGGTGTCAGAAGCTTGGGATAACGTTAGGGAGGACACTATAAGAAGGTCATGGCGCAAACTTTTCGGAATTGAAAAGGCAAGCCGCCAAGAGACAGCTGCTCCTGAAAACCAGCCAAGAGCATGTCCTCCTGAAAATGAAGAGCTTGTGAATCTTTGTAACCACCTTCCAGTGGCTGAGCCCATCAGTGCAGAGGACATCAGTGAATGGATCAATGGAGATGAGGATCAGGCCCTAACTGATGACGTGATTATCCAGATGCTCAACCAACCAGAAGATGATGACaa cgaTGAACCTGATGGGGCGACTGAGAAAATATCACATACAGAAGGTCTAAGAACGATCGAGGGAGCACTGGCATACATTGAACAACAAGAAACCGCAACAACAAACGATTTAGTTTGGCTGCGACGCTGGCGCAACAGGGCGGCTAGCCTAAGATCCTCTAATCTaagtcaaaaaacaataactgatttctttgggaaaaaagattag